The genomic segment TGAGGTAGTCGCTCGCGGTGCCGGCGGCGTCCTCGGTGTCCCACAGCGAGGCGACGGCGGTGGTCGCCGAGTCCGGGTCCCGATAGATAGTCGTCCGGACGTGCGTGTCGTAGCGGTCGAAGGCGCTCCGGAGGTCGGCTACGTCGTCGGCCAGCGTCTCTGTGTCCGCCTCCGAGTAGACGACCAGGGCGTACACGTCCTCGCCGTGTGGCTGGCCGGCGTAGACGCCTTCGGCGTCCAGTTCCTCGCGGATGGACTGGGAGGAGGCGGCGGTCTGTTCGCCGCTGCTGTCCGCCTCGTCCTCGCTCGGTTCGCCCAGCTGCCCGCCGACGCGCTCCTCGATACCATCGAGGTCCCCGAGGAAGCCGGCGGCGGTCTCGGCGGCCTCCTTGGCGGTCCAGATGCTGACGACGTAGCTCTGGCCGCTCTGTGCGCGGACCGTCGTGGCGACGTGGCGGTCGTAGTGGTCGAAGCTCTCGGCGAGTTCGCCGACCGCCTCGACCAGATCCTCGGCGTCGGCCGATGAGTGGAAGACGAGCGCGTAGTCGCCCGCGTCGTAGGCCTCGCCCGCCTGGAGCCCGAGCCGGCCGAGCCGGCCGGCGGCGTCTTCGACCTCCTCGAAGTCGCCCGAAACGTCCGGCCGGCCGCCGCTGTGACCCGACGAACTGTCCTCGTCGGTGTGGTCCGAGCCGTCGGTGTCCCGTCCCGTCGGGTGGTCGGCGTCGGCGGTCTCCTCGGTGTGAGGGTGGTCACCCTCGCCGGGGCGTCCGGGGTGGGCGTTCCCGTGGCCGTCGGCGTCGCCCGCGTGGCCGCTCCCGTGGTCGGTGCCGGCCTCCGTCGCGGTCGCGTGGGCCGACGCCTCGTGGCCGCCGGCCGTCGACTCGGTCGGGACCCGGTGGCCGGAAAGCACCGCGGGCAGGTCGGCCGGGTCGAACCGGCGGCCGACGTAGAACTGACCGAACTCCGCGAACTTCGAGGTCGAGGGGTCGAATCGCATCTCCGTCAGCAGCTCCTTGATATGTGTCATCTGGTCGCTCCACAGCGTGATACCCCACTCCCAGTCGTCGAAGCCGATGGAGCCGCCGATCATCTGGTTCACCTTGCCGCCGTACCCCCGGCCGATGTCGCCGTGGCGCTTGATGTGGGCGGCCCGTTCCTCGAAGCTAGTGTCGTACCAGTTCTGGTCGGGCTCGCGGCGCTTGCTCATCGGGTAGAAACAGACGAACTCCGCGTCGGGCACGTCGGGGTGGAGCCGCGACTGGATGTACTGTGCCAGGCCGGAGTCGTCGTCGACGTCGCCCTCGAAGTACTCCCGTGCCTTCTCGGTGTAGCCCGACGCCTCCGTGACCGAGACGTACGAGTAAGCCCGTTCGGTGAAGGCCGCGAACTCGGTCTGCTCGAAGTGGCGCTCGGCGGCGTCGAGGTCGGCCATCGTCGGCCGGAGATGGAGAATCATGATGTCGGCCTTGTGGCCCATAACGGTGTAAACGGCCGTCTGACCCGCCTCGGAATCCGCCAGCGATTCGTATCCCTCGAGGAAGTCGATACCCTCGGAGAGCGCCCGGTCCCGCGTCCGGTCGGGGGCATCGCGCCAGGCGTCCCAGTCGATGCGCCGACAGTCGTGGAGCACGTACCAGCCCTCCTCGGTCTGGGGCGGCGTCCGTTGGTCCATGGCCGCGGGTTATGCGTCGAACGTAACGAACTTTCCCATGTCCGTCGCTGCGTTGCACCGGTGGGTATCTGCCAACAAGATAGCCATTAGATTCATATACTTTTATTATCCAGACGTGTAACCGGGGAAACGTAGGCGATATGAATAACCCAATTGATAACTATGTGGCGACTGCCTTGCAGTCGTACACAGTCCTCGCGATCGTCGCCCTCCTCATCGGCGCGGCCGTAGCGCCGTACGCGGTGACATTCGCGGAAAGCAACGAACAGCACGTCGCTGTCGTCAGTGTCGACGAACCAATATCCGGCTCCTCCGCCGAAGATACGGTCAGAGAACTCCGCTCGCTGCGGAACAACGACTCCGTCAAAGCCGTCGTTCTCAACGTCAACAGCCCCGGCGGTGGCGTCGCGGCGAGTGAGTCGATGTACATGGCGGTCAAGCGGCTGGCGAACGAGAAGCCGGTCGTCACGAGCGTCACGGGAACCGCCGCATCGGGTGCGTACTACACGGCCATCCCCAGTGACCGCATCTTCGTCACACCGGGCAGCGTCGTCGGCAGTGTGGGTGTCAGAGCGAGCGCCCCCGCCGGTGGCCTGCCCAGCACCACGACCACCGGCCCCGACAAGGCCTCCGGGCTGACTCAGGACGAGTACTACGCCGCCGTCGAGTCGATGAAACGGTCTTTCGTCGGCTCCGTGATGCAGGAACGCGGTGAGAACCTCACAGTCTCCCGGGAGACGGTCGCAGAGGCGACCCTCTACTTCGGCGGCCGAGCGGTCAACAACGGCTACGCCGACGAAATCGGTGATACTGAAGACGCCATCTCGGCAGCCGCCGAGTCCGCCGGCGTCTCGAACTATCAGGTGACGTACCGTGACCCCGCACAGCAGCAGGGACTCAGTCTGCTGGGTGTGAACGGGGCTGCTGCGAACGACACAGGCGCCGAACAGGTAGCGGCGGACTCCGACGGCGTCCAGCGAGTCAGATTCCTCATGTTGTACGGCACACTCGAAAACGAGCGAGTCATTGTCAACAGCACCGACAAGGGAGGTGTTCAGGATGAGTAGCGCTGTGAAACGAGTCGGCGTCTTCCTCGGCGCGCTCGTGCTCGCGATCGCCGTCGGGTCGCTGTTCCTGGGCGTCGGGGGCCAGTCGGCCCCGACGGTCAACGAGGCGAACGCCTCGGCGTTCAACGCCGACGACAGTGTCGCGAGCGTCCCCGAAGAGACCGGTGAGCTCTCGATGTCGGCCAACGGAGACGGCAAAGTCGTCGTCATCGATACGGCCCGCAGCTCGAGTGTCACGCCCGAGACGGTCGCACCCATGGCAGCCGAACTGACCGAGAGCGGTGCGACGGTCAAGTACAACACCGGTTCGTCCAGCTTCGGAAGTAGTGGCCTGAACGCCACGCTGCAGGAGGCCGATGCCTACATCGTCTTCGGCACCCAGCAGGAGTACACCGACTCGGATATCGCCGGCATACAGGCGTTCAGCGACGCCGGTGGCCGCGTCATCCTGATGAACGAGCCACAGGGACAGGTGGCCGGCCTCGGCGGCCTGTTCGGCGGTGGTTCGATAGGTGCTCCGAGTCCGCTGCTCCCGCTGACCAGCCAGTACGGGTTCACCTACGACAACGGCTACCTGTACAACATGGCGGACAACTCCAACAACTACCGGAACATCTACGCGACGCCGTCGGGCGACTCGACGCTCACCGACGGTGTCAACCGGGTCGTCCTCCACGAGGCGGTCAGCATCAACGGTGGCGAGTCGGCCCTGACCGCGACCGAGGGGACGACGCTGTCCTCGACCCGACGGGCCGAAACGTACGGCGTGCTCGTCCGTGAGGGCAACGTCGTCGCCGTCGGCGACACGAGCATCATGGACCAGGAGTACGTCTACCGGGCTGACAACGAGGTGCTGGTCAGCAACCTGCTCGACTTCATGGTCTCCGGCGACAAGTCGCCCGAAGACGTCCCCCGGACGAGCGGCGGCTTCGGTGGCGGTGGCGGTGGCGGCGGCTTCGGCGGTGGTGAGTTCGGGAACACGACGCCCGACAGTCCGACCAACGACACGGAACCGATTCCGTAACCACCGGCCGACGCGGTTTTTTTAGGCCTCGACGCCGAAGATGTCGTGCAGTTCGGTCTCGAGCTGTTCGACGTACTCCGAGAGCACCACGTCGAGTTTCTCGTCGTCGACGATGACCGCCGTGAGCCGCTCGCTCGGTGAGTCGGGGAGTTCGACGTAGAAGCCCGTCTCGTCGTCGTAGAACGGTTCTGACTCGTTGAGCACCTGCTGGTCGATGGCGTGGACCAGTTCCGAGTCGTACCGGTCGTTCATCACCTCGAAGGCTTGCTGGTACGCTTTCTGCAGTTCCGGGAAGTAGTTAGCGTACTTGTCCTCGAACTGTTCGGGGTCGAAATCAGTCATTGGGCGGGACGAGGGCGGCCGGGAATAAAGGTGGTGCGGAGTCGTCGGCGCGGCGCTCACGGCCGGATTGTCCGGGCGTCTCGCTGTGGCAGGTACACGACGAGATAGCCGACGAAGACGATGCCAAAGAGGCCGGAGAGGACGAGATAGACCCGGACGTCCAGCGTCGATAGGATCGTCAGAATCTCCCGAATCGTCGCTCGCGGGTCCGCGAAGCCGAAGGTCTCGGTGTAGGCCAGCAGCCCCCCGACGACGACCAGCGCGAGGTCGAACAGTTCACGCGAGTCCATTCGCCCGGGTATCGGATATGCGAGCGTATAGCTCTTTTTGCCGACCACGCTAGCCCAGCTGGTCGGCGACGATGTCGTCCGCCGCGGCGACGAAGGCGTCCTCTTTGCCGGCCGGGACGGTCGCGCCGGCGGCGATATCGTGGCCGCCGCCGTCGCCCCCGACCGAGCGGGCCGCCTCGCCCATCACCACCGAGAGGTCGACGCCCCGTCCCACGAGCGGGGCCGTCGCCCGCGCCGAGACCTTCGTCTCGCCGTCGGCGTCGGCGAAGGCGATGATGGGCTTGTCGGCGTCGACGCCGGCAGTCCCCAGCGCCATCCCGGCGACGATACCGACGATGGTCTCGCGGATGGCGTCGCCGGCGTCGAAATACTGGACGTGGTCGGCGTGGGAGATGCCGCGCTCTTTCACCAGGTCCAGCCCCTGTGAGAGGTTCCGGCGGTGGTTCGCCAGCAGCTTTCGGGCCTGCTGTAGGGGCGCCTCGCGGTCGCCCAGACAGACCGCGAGTCCCACGTCGGCCCGCTCGTAGCGCGCCGTCGCGTTCAGCAGCGTCGAGAACTCGCTGGCGTCGCGGAGCTCCGTCCCCGTTGGCTCGGCGGTCAGCGTGTAGGTCGTGCCCACGAGCGTCTCTATCTTCCCGGCCGGGACGCCGCGTTTGACGGCCCGCTGGACCAGCGCGCTGGCGACCGTCCGGCGTTCGTCGTCGGAGAGGTCCGCCCAGGTGCGCCACTCGCCCTGTCTTTTCAGGTCCAGCCCCAGCTCTTCCAGAAAACGTGTCGCCCCGGCCTGGTCGTTCGAGATGCCCGGGATGGGGACCTCGGTCGCGTACTCCAGCAGTTTCGGGAGCGGCCGCGTCTGCTTGCCGTACAGCGAGAGGTCGGTCCCCTCGGTCAGCACCTCGGCGGCGACCCCCTCCTCGACGATTCCGCTGTTTGCCCCCATCAGTTCGCCGCCGACGGCCTGCATGTCGCCGACGGCGCCGACGACGGCCAGCGCGGCCAGGTCGCGGTTGTCGCCGCCGTCGGGTTCGAGGGCCCGGGCGAGGACGTACGCCGCCCCGGCCCCCGACAGCTCCGAGGCCCCGTTTATCCCCACGAGCAGCGGGTTACAGTGGTAGTCGAAGTCGGCGTAGCCGTCGGTGTCGACCACGGCGTCGCCGTGGCAGTCCTCGGGGGCCGACGGCTGGTGGTGATCGGCGACGACGGCGTCGAAATCGCCCGCCGCGACGTGTTCGGAGATGACGTCGAGCTGTCCGGAGCCGAAGTCGGTGAAAAACACCGTCTCCTCGTCTCTGGCGGCGATGCTCGCTATCTCGTCGGCGTCGAGTTGCTTCTTGAACACCGTCTCGACGGGGATGCCCGCCCGCGAGAGCGCCGAGGTGGCGATTGCGGCGCTCGTCAGGCCGTCGGCGTCGATGTGGGAGGCGAGCAGGACGCGGTCGGCCGCTCGGAGCCGGTCGGCACACGCGCTCGCGCGGTCGGCCAGCGCGGGGACGGGGGAACTCATCGTGCCGAGGTAGGAGCGCCCCCGGATAAAAACTTTCAGACGCGTCAGCCGACCTGCTGTCGGTCGGTGACTGTCACGTTGTTCTCCTCGCTCTCGACGGTCGTGCGTATCGTCACCCAGCCGTCGGCCTCACGGATGGCGAGGGCCGCATCGAGGGAGAGTTCCACCTGCCGGGTCGCGACGTAGGTCTCGCCGGGGCCGAGCGTTCCCACCTGCTCGGTCCGGCGCCAGCGAACGTCGCCGTCCGTGTCGTTACCGGCGTAGAGCCGCGTCTGAATCGTCACGTTCGTGGCCGTCACGGACTGTTCGTTGGTCACCGTCGAGGTCACGTTCCGACAGAGCATCCCGCACTCTTCTACGTCGCGGGTCGCGAGGCTGAACGCCGGCCCGTCGGTCGTCGGTGTCTCGGGGGTCGCCGTACCGTTCGGCGTCGTCGGCTCGGCGCTCGTCGATTCCGTCGGGGCCTCCGTCGCGCCGGTTCCGAAGACCCCGGTGGCGCCGGTGAGCGCCAGTCCCGCCGTGACCAGCAGCAGGACACTTATCACGCCGAGAAAGCCGACGACCGGTAGGTCCTCGGGCATCAGTCCTCGTGGGTTCCGCCGCTGTCAGTTACCGACGCTGCCGTCTCCTCACCGAGCGAACGTGCGCGGGCCGATAGACGTTCGACGGCCGCTGGGAGTCGTACCATCCGTGGCCGACTGTTCTCTCGTCTATCATATCAAACAACGGAGATTGACAAGAACCACGCATATATCCTGAATGTGAATAGTACGTTATTTGTCCTGAAGTGGTTTACCGGCCGTTTTATCGTCGACTGCGTTTA from the Halomicroarcula saliterrae genome contains:
- a CDS encoding DUF5783 family protein, with the protein product MTDFDPEQFEDKYANYFPELQKAYQQAFEVMNDRYDSELVHAIDQQVLNESEPFYDDETGFYVELPDSPSERLTAVIVDDEKLDVVLSEYVEQLETELHDIFGVEA
- a CDS encoding DHH family phosphoesterase, giving the protein MSSPVPALADRASACADRLRAADRVLLASHIDADGLTSAAIATSALSRAGIPVETVFKKQLDADEIASIAARDEETVFFTDFGSGQLDVISEHVAAGDFDAVVADHHQPSAPEDCHGDAVVDTDGYADFDYHCNPLLVGINGASELSGAGAAYVLARALEPDGGDNRDLAALAVVGAVGDMQAVGGELMGANSGIVEEGVAAEVLTEGTDLSLYGKQTRPLPKLLEYATEVPIPGISNDQAGATRFLEELGLDLKRQGEWRTWADLSDDERRTVASALVQRAVKRGVPAGKIETLVGTTYTLTAEPTGTELRDASEFSTLLNATARYERADVGLAVCLGDREAPLQQARKLLANHRRNLSQGLDLVKERGISHADHVQYFDAGDAIRETIVGIVAGMALGTAGVDADKPIIAFADADGETKVSARATAPLVGRGVDLSVVMGEAARSVGGDGGGHDIAAGATVPAGKEDAFVAAADDIVADQLG
- a CDS encoding heme-binding protein, whose translation is MDQRTPPQTEEGWYVLHDCRRIDWDAWRDAPDRTRDRALSEGIDFLEGYESLADSEAGQTAVYTVMGHKADIMILHLRPTMADLDAAERHFEQTEFAAFTERAYSYVSVTEASGYTEKAREYFEGDVDDDSGLAQYIQSRLHPDVPDAEFVCFYPMSKRREPDQNWYDTSFEERAAHIKRHGDIGRGYGGKVNQMIGGSIGFDDWEWGITLWSDQMTHIKELLTEMRFDPSTSKFAEFGQFYVGRRFDPADLPAVLSGHRVPTESTAGGHEASAHATATEAGTDHGSGHAGDADGHGNAHPGRPGEGDHPHTEETADADHPTGRDTDGSDHTDEDSSSGHSGGRPDVSGDFEEVEDAAGRLGRLGLQAGEAYDAGDYALVFHSSADAEDLVEAVGELAESFDHYDRHVATTVRAQSGQSYVVSIWTAKEAAETAAGFLGDLDGIEERVGGQLGEPSEDEADSSGEQTAASSQSIREELDAEGVYAGQPHGEDVYALVVYSEADTETLADDVADLRSAFDRYDTHVRTTIYRDPDSATTAVASLWDTEDAAGTASDYLTDLPGIVRRQGEGDGFGTMGMFYTVKPEHREEFVEKFDTVGGLLADMDGHRETALLANRDDENDMFIASQWDSKEDAMAFFRSDAFSDTVSWGRDVLADRPRHVFLA
- a CDS encoding DUF4350 domain-containing protein — translated: MSSAVKRVGVFLGALVLAIAVGSLFLGVGGQSAPTVNEANASAFNADDSVASVPEETGELSMSANGDGKVVVIDTARSSSVTPETVAPMAAELTESGATVKYNTGSSSFGSSGLNATLQEADAYIVFGTQQEYTDSDIAGIQAFSDAGGRVILMNEPQGQVAGLGGLFGGGSIGAPSPLLPLTSQYGFTYDNGYLYNMADNSNNYRNIYATPSGDSTLTDGVNRVVLHEAVSINGGESALTATEGTTLSSTRRAETYGVLVREGNVVAVGDTSIMDQEYVYRADNEVLVSNLLDFMVSGDKSPEDVPRTSGGFGGGGGGGGFGGGEFGNTTPDSPTNDTEPIP
- a CDS encoding S49 family peptidase; translation: MQSYTVLAIVALLIGAAVAPYAVTFAESNEQHVAVVSVDEPISGSSAEDTVRELRSLRNNDSVKAVVLNVNSPGGGVAASESMYMAVKRLANEKPVVTSVTGTAASGAYYTAIPSDRIFVTPGSVVGSVGVRASAPAGGLPSTTTTGPDKASGLTQDEYYAAVESMKRSFVGSVMQERGENLTVSRETVAEATLYFGGRAVNNGYADEIGDTEDAISAAAESAGVSNYQVTYRDPAQQQGLSLLGVNGAAANDTGAEQVAADSDGVQRVRFLMLYGTLENERVIVNSTDKGGVQDE